ATACCCCTTATCCcacatattaaaaataaaaaatttaaaatgagtttataataggCTTATAGTGGATTTCTATAGCAACTTAGATTAATAATTTTCGTAAACCAaagacgaatacgaagtagtttgtagaggcccattgtgcagtcacgcagagCGCAGGCCtgggctcggggcgtgacactaTGATATTATATCTTAGAGACAAATATCAAAAACAAATAATATAAGATAAATGTCAAGATTAAATTATCTAGGAATAAATCTCATTACTAGATCAAATCAAATTAGTTTACAAAATGCAAAActcttatttttaaattttaaataagggCCAAAGATTAATtaggaataaaatattcctttcacTATCCTTAATCGAGTGGCCTTAAACAGTGTTGTGGCGAATCAACATGACGGAATTTAAAAATCCGCCGTCGTTTAAAAACGGTATACTTAAATATGAGGAACAACAGAATAAATAAAACTGTTAGGATTGAGTTAGAGTTTAGAGAGATttgaataaactctttaaaagatTTTGTGATTAAAAGAGCTACAATAGCTAGTTcttgaaatgctaaaaaatgaaccgaatactgagaaattaaatcatatttagttttaaaatcaagcagaaaaactcaaaataatttATCTAAAAACcgaataaaaattttgaaaaacatttaaaaagtaTGCAAGTTGAAAAAATAAGAATTGTTTAGTTGTTTTATCAACATTTTGTAtgtaatattttggtatttgaaaaaCACATAAAATACTTCCACCATGCCTACCAAAAACAGTAGCAAAAATAAGCAAATGCGATAAAAATATatacacgaatttgtttatgaatgttcggagattaacaattcatacgtcacctcttctttcTCTTGGaatgattcactagaagactttaatTTAtccaactctttgtacaaaccatTTAGACTTAGGATTTATCCATTGTCTAATCGAAACTTCTGGCACACTCTCAATTGTAGGCCGCAACCAGGGGCGTAGCCAGAATATCAAAATATGGGGGGGCTTGAACTTGACCGAAGAGGATcatttgaagtttttgataGTTGTTCATTGTTTGTTTGGATGAAGTAATCGTTAATGATTCTTTTTGACATTTTGATTCgcctataaataaaaaaatctataaacgtcattttattttacctaaaataatactctttatttaaattaaaagatgataaaaaaacaattttttctaTCTTTTGAGTAACCAAACATCAAAGGCATTAAACAAATAATTCATGGTGATAGGATTCCATAAAAGCATACAATTAATTTATTGCAAGTTTTTAATCTTGAACCCAGAATAGACCAAACCCAAATTCAAAAACACTAGAAACTACAAGAATCTTGGGAAAAACACAAACCAATGAACCCCAAGGAGAATAGTGCTTAATTAAAGAGATACACGGCAACAGAAAATTGGCTTAATTACATAGTTTTTCTTGTAGCGTGACATACAACCCTCGTATTAAGATATCACAACATCAAACTGAATATGAAAGACAAGACTTCAAGTAGTTAGTCTGACTTTGATAATCTAGTTTTTGAAAATCCTAGAGGTGGCCTTTATGTCGTGAGTTTGCAGGCAGTGGTTGAAATATACTATTTCTTTTCAAATTCATGCCACTGGGattcgaatttcgaactttttTCTTAGAAGCTACAAGAATCTAAACTCGAAAATCTTTGCTGGGCTTGAGCCCATCCCAGCCAACACTATGGCTATGCCCCTGGCCGCAACCTCACAATCTACATAATATTTAACGTCTTTTATGCTAAAACTACAAACACAATTTTTATTGTCTTTTTGTGAAAACaatcactcaactaaactttgaatcTCATTTTTCTTGTATATAGGAGTGATTGTCTATGTTAGGAAATTAATCCATTACAGTGTCTCTAAAATATATCCTCAAGGGAAAAGACTCTCATTAAGCTAATATGTCTATTTAGACTCCTTCATTGGACTTGCTCATTTTAGCTAATTTCTTCATggctgcccatgctttgaatccttttcaaaaacttgtatttgatcttcaagatgttgtatataTAGTCTCCAAGAGTGATATATATGTTTGACACAAGATTATTATAGTTGGAAAAtgttctgtactgtttctgacaTTGCAACTGTTATATATGACTTTCTGGAGATTGCTGGTGCTTTCCAATTTCAAGAGCAAAACAATTGAATGAATGAACCGGTAGGATGAACAAAacagttgaatgagtaaaacgGTTGAGTGAAACGTGGTCTGGTCCAGTGAATTTAGCCCTTGATTCGTTCATTTCTGCGCAAAGTAataaacataaaagttgtagccctTTTTCTTACCTTTCCACGAATAAAAATCACTCAATTTCGAGTTTATGTGATAGATATATGCTTGAAATATTTGGTTGTGTACATTCTTTAACTCTTTCTGTGACCTGTACATAATCAACAATTTTATCGTGAGTTATCAACTTCTTAAGCAATTCGATTCAGACTTCAACATTTGAATATAATTTGTAGATCATTGTATTATCTTTCTAACACATATTGTATCGTTCCATTATAATAATTTACTGAGAGTgttggtgcaataattgtccttgcttagtagagcgatcgaatcgtggtgcttgaactgctgtgtggtttaaaatatttgagttgcaccattactactagctatagcttttggtaaagcggtaagcgctcggtcctacaattggtatcagagccagggtcacgagttcgattcccattgattgcaaggagtgcaattattggaagTGAGATTGGtgggtgcaataattatccctgcttggtagagcgatcgaatcatggtacttgagctgctgtgcgtcttaaaagatttgagttgcatcaccactactagctatagcttttggtaaagtggcaagtgctcggtcctacaattggtatcagagccaatgtcACGTGTTCGATTtacattgattgcaaggagtgcaattattgggagggagattgtgggtgcaataattgttcttgtttggtagagcgatcgaatcgtggtgcttgagcttctgtgcggtttaaaagatttgagttgcaccattactactagctatagcttttggtaaagcggtaagcgctcggtcctacagaGAGATATCGACAAAATACCAGAGCTGGTCTATCGAGCCATCCGGAACGAGGATGTTTGGCTGGTCAGATCTTCTGACCACCATTTCGTCTCGATAACATCCAATTTCACTCGACCTACCTCAAATATGATTTCTAGATAATTGAGTTGGATATCCAATCGTTTTGGCCTCTATTCATTTGGAATATTAGTTTATGacatatcatcaaaatacataaCCTCACTAGATTTTCAGTTTGACTTCATTTAAATTCCAGCTTTTCAAATCTCTCAACTTGACATCTTACAACTCTATATATTTGAGTTAAAATGCTAGAAATACAACAACAAATTTgctatcatcaaaatcaaaattgatAGCTTTTCGCAACCCAACAAAAACCATTATAAATTCCATCaatttaaaactaaaaaataCTAAACTTGCACTTGTGATGAATGGTCAAGAAGTTTAGACTCTCCCTCTTTTCTCGCAAGAAACCTTGAAGAGCTTGCCGAGGTAACAACACTTGTCCCTAACGGTCACACTTTCAAAGAAACCATCTCCAACATTTTCGCACCTCTATTTATCCTATATTTTACTTATTCAAACTCTTCCCTATGAAAATTTCTACAatggatcaaaattttttaatCTCCACTAATTGTAACCAATAGATTTGATTTTACATTAAAATTGAAGATGATAAATGGATCGAGTCTATTGTTCCAATTCCACAATAGAATTCCCATTTCTCTCTTTTAAACACATAAATCTCTATACTTACCAATTTCTTTTTTCCCTTTCTAAATCTATTTTCTTGTTCTTCACAAACATAGATTCAATCCCATTAAACTACAAGGAAAAAAAATCCCATCTAAGCACTCATTAATCATTCTTAATTCATAGATTCTTGAATGCCACCTCTACAAAAATGACAGTAAAGAGTGGCTCCGGCCAGGCATGCGCCGCGTGCAAGTACCAAAGACGAAGGTGCACCTCCGAATGCGTCCTCGCCCCGTTTTTCCCCGCCGATCAGCCCAAGATATTCCAAAACGTGCACCGGTTGTTCGGGGTGAAGAACATCGTCAACACGTTGAGACAGCTCGACCCGGATCAGAAAGCCATCGCCATGAAGTCCATGAAATTCCAGGCCACCATGCGCGATAAGTACCCCATTTACGGGTGCTTGGTGGAGATACAACAGCTTTCATATCAGATTCAGCTCGCCGAGGAGGAACTTCAGGCAGTTCTGCAGCAACTGGCCTATTATCGACAGAATCATCAGCAAGAGATGTCACCAACAAACGACTACCTGTCGCGGTTGCAGTTAGGGGTCTCACCGCCTGCCGAAAATTCCGCAATGCTGGTATTACGGCAGGAGAATATCCCGGCCGACTACGGTCCTGTGAGTGCATCACTGCCTGTCGCATCGTATTCGAACACCGATTATTTAGATTGCAGGGACAATAATGGTTTGTGGATTCAGCAGCAATTTGGTAATGTTGAAAATGAGAATGCAGATCAATGGTCATGCAACCACAGTTGAATGAATGAAGTATGATTCTATGTATCctaataacacacacacacacacacacactccatgcataattaaattaaattaaaagttacaatAAATGGTtagaaacaatttttttaaaaagaaaatgtcaAATTAATTTGGTTcatcaagtttttttttttactcgaATTCTTGATTAGAATATATAACTAAGAAAATTCAATTCAATAATGCTAGAAGTTGATCAAATGGTTGAGAATCGACAGAAGAAGAATTGTGGAGCCAAGAATGAACATATATGTAATCAAAATGGCAGTGTATTTTCCTCGACGAGCTTCGATTTATATATTAGCGATCCATTAATTGTTTTTCCTTCGATACATGATTATTGGAAAATTATGTACAATGTTGAACTTGATGTATATCTTCAAAAggctaaaaaaaaaatctttctttcttctgtaaatttaccaaatcaattatatggttattgtaaaattttatgtaaaaactaaatataataaaaaaataaaaaataattcttGTTCCCAAATACCATAATTGATTTCAATTTACTTTCTAAGATTTCGCTTTGAATCCACATAAAAACGACATCACAAATGAAgaataatattaaaatcaacaATTTATAAGATGAATATACTATAAGTACCATGATGTCAACGAGTCTAGTGGATCGTGTAATTTATTAAGAAATGTAttgtatattataaatatatttttagtcAATTCAACctcctaaaacaaggataaatgtTGCTCGAACTTGAGACTaacatctgtgatgtaaacgccACGTTTCAAGAAGTCTCTAGCCATAATAAGATATGCGATTTAGGGAAAgatgttattatcataataaacaATGTAACCAAATTAATTTAGGTAAAATCAATCATTCCCATTATATAAAAACTCCATCaacgaaattttaaaattgattatatatgaaaattaataatGAATATATAACCAAATAGGAGGCGCCGCCAAGTGAATGTGATACTACCCCatcaactgaaaaaaaaaataaaaaattcatgcGAATGATTTGCAAGAAGCATCAATAATATTCAACAGAActgtaaaattatttatttataatttcgaaaataagaagaaaaataaattaaactttgcactctcaaaatttaaagaGTGGGCAAACATTACAGTGTTGTAATACACATGATGTCCATGCCCGCTGTTTAGAGTACCAATCTTCTTTTCGAGCCCTCTCCAACCCATTACACTAATTTGTGCAACTGTTAACTTCAAAAATAGTATAATTTCTACGTCAAATATAAAACTCATCTTCAACTCATCAACTCtactaataaaaaaaaaaaatattctcgaaATATTCCAAACTACTAATTTATTCCACATAATATTTATTATCATATTAATTAATATCTTGATTTCCTATattaaatttgattaaaaatattaattaatttaaacaaataattaaatatattaaaaatactttaaatattcaattttattattttaaatagatAATTCGACAtgtctttatatatatatattaacaattttttattaattaaataaaatattatacaaggattaataatataattacttataattttttttaaaaaattacattttatcCAAATAATCTATTTAGATTAAACTTATCACATATTATAATTAACTGTTAcaacaaataaattttaattaaaaattaaaaaatttaaaataaaaagaaaaaaaaaatctccaTTTGCAAACTCTTCTGGATTCTCAAGCAGATGATTATACAACACAATTAGGAATTGGATTCAAGAAAGTATACGGGGAATAGTTTTCTTGATTAAAACTGTGAATAaggtaattaattaattgaggcAGTTCTAAAAAATCACACATTTTTATTAATTAGGAAGAGTATAGAGATTTTGATggctaattaattaatatatgattggataaaattaaattaactcACGTTTAATAAAGGTAATAAAAAATCTGAATGGCACAGGGCTtcacaaaaaataataagatattttcaataaatttcCAACATCATAGTTGTATTTGTGTTCAGTTACTatcatatcattttttttatagtcCATGAttcgaaaaaaaatatttctgcaATCACTAGCCCACACTTATTTTCTAGGATGAAATTTAAtacaaaatattgaaatatgatatattaatatatgatatctGACTACatgatgtttcagatttgacattaatatatgatttttgagtacTTGAACATGTATAATAAATACTGGTATTAATGACACGTATTTTCTTGGATAAAAATTTgtacaaaacattaaaaatatgatactaatatatgatattcgATTACAAGATATTTCATATCTGCTACTAATATTTGATTTTTGAGTATACAAACATGTATAACAAGTATTGGTATTAACGACTCGTCTTTTTTAGATTAAAAtcagtaaaaaaatatttaaaatatggtactAATATATGATACTTCAATATCAACTCTTTCAGATTTgttactaatatatgatatttgagaaTGCATACAAGTATAgtaaatattgatattaatatatttgttctattttactcaaaattttatcttttgtacCAAATATGAAACACAGtaatactcaaatatcatatattattttatatttgcaATGTTTTATACCGAATTTAATCCGAAAATTACGTATGAGTCCAAAAAATATAGAAACATTTTTCACGTGAATCGGAGACTACGTAAAAGTTTTTAGTTTGACATAGATTTAACACAAATAGGATTCAAAAGCAAGTCTCTCAAATAGTGGTGAAGTACTAAAAGTATACTTCTTAGGCAGTTGATAATAAAGAAttcttttttataaaaataatatatattatagagcagttattttgtgagacggtttcacgaatctttatctgtgagatgtgtcaaccctaccgatatttacaataaaaagtaatactcttagcataaaaaataatactttttcatggatgacccaaataagagattcgtctcataaaatacgactgtgagaccgtctcacataaatttttgcaaaTATTATGACCATCATTCAATTTTCACTACGGTGAACCGTTAATTGAGGAGGCAATTCCTACTTTACAAATCGAACTTGTGAAATGTGTTTACCACAAATATCTCAAAAACCAACCGAATTTTTGGCAACCTCTGATTGGCAACCTCTGAATCTAACAACCTGTTTGCCACTCTTCCTCGTACAGGCACAGGTGCCACAAAGAGGAAAACTAACGAAGAGACACAAAAAGGAAACAGATCATGATCTGGGATTCACCTGTTCTTGCCATGATCATGATCTATTCCGTTAGTCGTCCATTCGGTTCCGAAACTTCTGATTGATTCCTTCCATAGCAAGACCCATTCTGATCAATCGTGTCTGTGATAATCTGTGTCACATTCTTGGATTCTGAGGTTTTCTTGGTTCATAGGAAGCGTCGAAATGCCGGTGGGATCGTTCAAATGTTTCGTGGAGCAGAAGCTCGGGAAATTCCCGCATTTCTTGATATATGCGATTCTCGAATGGGTGATGATAATATTGCTTTTCGTCGACGGCTTTCTCGCCTTTGTTTCGAATGAATTCGCCAAGTACTTCGAGCTGAGAATCCCATGCTTACTCTGCACAAGAATTGATCATCTTCTCGCACACAGGAACTCCAACTTTTACTACAACGATTCCATCTGTGAGCTTCACAAGAAAGAAATCTCGTCTCTCGCGTATTGCCATGTCCACAAGAAGCTATCCGATTTGCGTACCATGTGTGAGGGGTGCCTTCTGTCTTTCGCCACGGAGAAAGATTCCGACTGTGATAAGTACAAGTCCCTTGTTGGGATTCTGCACAAGGATATCGATTGCTTTGTGGAGGATAACCAGAAGTTGCTGATGAATTTGGGAAATGGCGATGATGGTAAAGAGATATCAGATGAAAAGAGTGGTGCACACTTGTGTTCTTGTTGTGGTGAGGCTCTGAAACCGAGATCTTCCTCGAAATATGGGCGGAGTTTGTCTATGAGTGCTCCGGCCCCATCCCCTCGAGCACCCTTGCTGGCGAGGAGAAACGAGGAGGGGCGTAACATATTGTTACCACACGTTAAGTACACTGAGCTGAAGTTTATGTCAGATGCTGAGCAGGAGATCTCTGAGTATGAAGATGCTCCAAATGGAGAGAATCAAGGTGAAACATTTTTCTTACATTTTCTTTAACTTTTCTGTGTCTGTAATAGGATCTTCAAGTGTTTGACGCCTAATTGTTTTCTTGTGTTCTATAATAGGAAGAGATGATGTAAAGTCGGCTTCGGTGCCATTGCTACCAGATTCAGAGGAAATAACCGAAGATTCTTGCAGAACCCCTAGTTTTGCCAGAGGGACCAGATTTTTTGGTATCCCGTTGTCAGATTCAGCTCAAGCTAGTCCTAGATGGGGCTACAAGGTTGGTCGAAAACTACCAAATATCGATTGTGTTCCTGAAC
This window of the Primulina tabacum isolate GXHZ01 chromosome 12, ASM2559414v2, whole genome shotgun sequence genome carries:
- the LOC142521073 gene encoding LOB domain-containing protein 27-like, with protein sequence MTVKSGSGQACAACKYQRRRCTSECVLAPFFPADQPKIFQNVHRLFGVKNIVNTLRQLDPDQKAIAMKSMKFQATMRDKYPIYGCLVEIQQLSYQIQLAEEELQAVLQQLAYYRQNHQQEMSPTNDYLSRLQLGVSPPAENSAMLVLRQENIPADYGPVSASLPVASYSNTDYLDCRDNNGLWIQQQFGNVENENADQWSCNHS
- the LOC142521502 gene encoding putative myosin-binding protein 5 — protein: MPVGSFKCFVEQKLGKFPHFLIYAILEWVMIILLFVDGFLAFVSNEFAKYFELRIPCLLCTRIDHLLAHRNSNFYYNDSICELHKKEISSLAYCHVHKKLSDLRTMCEGCLLSFATEKDSDCDKYKSLVGILHKDIDCFVEDNQKLLMNLGNGDDGKEISDEKSGAHLCSCCGEALKPRSSSKYGRSLSMSAPAPSPRAPLLARRNEEGRNILLPHVKYTELKFMSDAEQEISEYEDAPNGENQGRDDVKSASVPLLPDSEEITEDSCRTPSFARGTRFFGIPLSDSAQASPRWGYKVGRKLPNIDCVPEPSDANSFNELDGDILNRLKRQVRLDRKSLIALYMELDEERSASAVAANNAMAMITRLQAEKAAVQMEALQYQRMMEEQAEYDQEALQVMKDMLLKREEDMKALESELDTYREKYGLIKKVGSDLCEIDADEDYQDMKSQSLSSYGERSDCGSSNGADRNENERPNNSMEDGGRSPNESSLDFEGERSYLLGLLTDLKRKINSPSDELCNSSERGVAISNEDGCKGKEQKGSLKREVSLIRERLRTIEADSGFLKHATMTLQRGGEGTKLLTEIAQHLRQIRDSTKSLTEDSEA